CACTTCCATTCCACGCTTGGTAAGCTGCTCATTGTATTCTTTCAAATTGAGCTGAATGGGATGTAATACATCTCCCGGTAATAATTGGAATACCTTTTTAACTACATCATTACGATGACAATCTGTTGAGATCACGATAAGTCCGCCGGGTTTTAATGCACTCATAAGGCGATCATAACATCGTTCAATATCTTTCACATGATTAATGGCATTCATGCAAAAAATGACATCAAAGCATGCTTGCTGATCTAAATCTTCTATCGGTTGATTTAAAAAAGTTACCCAAGGATAAGCAAGTTCATTAAAATGAGGCAAGTTTTTATACTTATCCAGCAATGGATCTACGGCAATCACTTGGTTCTTTTTCAATACCATGAAAATCCCTGCCGGCCCACAACCTGCATCTAGTATCTGCTGATCTTCCTTTAGAACAACAAAAGAGTTAATCGCATCAAGTATTTTATTCCAATAAG
Above is a genomic segment from Sediminibacterium sp. KACHI17 containing:
- a CDS encoding class I SAM-dependent methyltransferase, encoding MIKRSGVKWRLAQWLEYKWWQHYLKKKNVTAYLEWKSSYWNKILDAINSFVVLKEDQQILDAGCGPAGIFMVLKKNQVIAVDPLLDKYKNLPHFNELAYPWVTFLNQPIEDLDQQACFDVIFCMNAINHVKDIERCYDRLMSALKPGGLIVISTDCHRNDVVKKVFQLLPGDVLHPIQLNLKEYNEQLTKRGMEVLSNIRLKREMIFDYYLTIAQKS